One window of the Chlamydiales bacterium genome contains the following:
- a CDS encoding FAD-dependent thymidylate synthase, with product MIVIEDYEEFTESQLKILNRYVTSTKSNVFVLRNLPEVIKGALFSRYSRSSLGLRSLLLKEFILSEETAFATIAGTAVSHDDEEREVEDQIVAIKKAQNFYDRILDGYGDDSIGELGGAHLAIENVSMLAAKIIEDCRIGGSPLEKSTRYIYFDQKLNGDYLFYREPVLMTSAYRDVYLDMCNNLFDTYSRLIPQLTEVMEKRFPKELDVSKVAYTAALRAKVLDCLRGLLPASALTNMGVFGNGRFFEGLIQKLNCNSLAEMQDIGKKTYSELTKVLPSFVRRGDATHKHYKSFAQFNERMQTELKALAATHAQPAGKMSAAGVRLMSYDPESPQKVAAALLFGSSSAGLLELQELCNTLSEEELGRILDAGCSFRENRRHKSPRALEHATFTFEIVADFGVYRDLHRHRILTQERQLLSCDFGYFVPQEIRGTEMEKEYCAALDRAKKVYEKIAAELPEEAQYVVPMAYNIHWYFHVNLRSLQWLCELRSSPAGHSTYRYIAQELAKQVTTVFPQFERFFKFVDYDGYELGRLGQEIRTVEKMQARQSV from the coding sequence ATGATCGTGATTGAAGACTATGAAGAGTTCACAGAGAGTCAGCTGAAAATTTTAAATCGCTATGTGACGAGCACGAAGAGCAACGTCTTCGTACTTCGCAATCTTCCTGAAGTAATCAAGGGCGCTCTCTTCTCTCGCTATTCGCGCTCGAGCTTAGGCCTTCGTTCGCTCTTATTAAAAGAATTTATTCTAAGCGAAGAGACGGCATTTGCAACCATCGCAGGTACGGCAGTGTCCCATGATGATGAAGAGAGAGAGGTCGAAGATCAGATTGTAGCGATCAAAAAGGCTCAAAATTTCTACGACAGAATTCTAGACGGCTATGGAGACGACTCGATTGGAGAGCTCGGCGGAGCACACCTTGCGATTGAAAACGTTTCTATGCTGGCGGCGAAGATCATCGAAGATTGCAGAATTGGGGGCTCTCCTCTTGAGAAATCTACACGCTATATCTACTTCGATCAGAAGCTAAATGGCGACTATCTCTTCTACCGCGAACCGGTTCTCATGACCTCCGCTTATCGAGATGTCTATCTCGACATGTGTAACAACCTTTTTGACACCTATTCGCGCCTGATTCCTCAGCTTACAGAGGTGATGGAGAAGCGCTTCCCAAAAGAGCTAGACGTTTCAAAAGTTGCTTATACAGCAGCCCTCCGAGCAAAAGTGCTCGACTGTCTACGTGGACTTCTGCCAGCAAGCGCGCTCACCAACATGGGAGTGTTTGGCAATGGCCGCTTCTTCGAAGGATTGATTCAGAAGCTCAACTGCAACAGTTTGGCTGAGATGCAGGATATTGGCAAAAAGACCTACTCCGAGCTCACAAAAGTCCTTCCCTCCTTTGTAAGACGCGGAGATGCAACACATAAGCACTACAAGAGTTTTGCCCAGTTTAACGAGAGGATGCAGACAGAGCTTAAAGCTCTGGCTGCTACACACGCTCAACCCGCTGGCAAGATGTCTGCTGCGGGCGTGCGCCTGATGAGCTACGATCCAGAGAGCCCTCAAAAAGTTGCCGCTGCTCTTCTATTTGGCAGCTCATCGGCTGGGCTTCTTGAACTACAAGAGCTTTGCAACACGCTTTCGGAAGAAGAGCTAGGGCGCATTCTAGACGCGGGCTGCTCTTTCAGGGAGAATAGAAGGCATAAATCTCCACGAGCTCTAGAGCATGCGACTTTCACCTTTGAGATTGTTGCCGATTTCGGAGTTTACAGAGATCTCCATAGGCATCGCATTCTCACTCAAGAGAGACAGCTTCTCTCGTGCGACTTTGGCTACTTCGTGCCGCAAGAGATCAGAGGCACAGAGATGGAGAAGGAGTACTGTGCGGCGCTTGATCGTGCAAAAAAAGTTTATGAAAAGATCGCTGCAGAACTTCCAGAGGAGGCCCAGTATGTGGTTCCTATGGCCTATAACATCCACTGGTACTTCCATGTGAACCTGCGCTCTCTGCAGTGGCTTTGCGAGCTGCGCTCTTCTCCAGCGGGCCACTCGACCTACCGCTATATCGCACAAGAGCTGGCTAAGCAGGTGACTACAGTCTTTCCGCAATTCGAGCGCTTTTTTAAATTTGTCGACTACGATGGATATGAGCTCGGAAGATTGGGTCAAGAGATTCGAACCGTTGAAAAGATGCAAGCAAGGCAGAGTGTATGA